The proteins below are encoded in one region of Mya arenaria isolate MELC-2E11 chromosome 15, ASM2691426v1:
- the LOC128219390 gene encoding protein GVQW3-like, with product MTPEDRWIKRAVIQFCVNLGITTSQTLKLMNEASSETQVKRMLVYKRHKRFSEGRESICDDVRSGRPVSQTTECDVEAVKNIVDADRRVTLSEICKMLDMSYGSVRRIMKDSLKMSRVSARWVPRLLTEDEMSKRALHSEAQTRLYSYKSEWFSDIYRSG from the exons atgacgccAGAAGACAGATGGATAAAACGGGCAGTGATACAGTTCTGTGTGAACCTAGGGATAACTACATcgcaaacacttaaactgatgaATGAAGCATCGAGTGAAACTCAAGTGAAGCGAATGCTCGTTTACAAGCGGCACAAGCGGTTCAGTGAGGGGCGGGAAAGCATTTGTGACGACGTGAGGTCTGGGCGACCGGTTTCACAAACTACGGAGTGTGACGTCGAGGCCGTGAAAAACATCGTTGACGCTGATCGTCGAGTCACTCTTTCTGAAATATGCAAGATGTTGGACATGAGTTATGGGTCGGTACGGAGGATAATgaaagacagtttgaaaatgagtcgAGTGAGTGCGCGTTGGGTTCCACGGCTGCTGACAGAAGATGAGATGAGCAAAAGG GCACTACATAGTGAAGCTCAGACACGCCTGTATTCTTACAAGTCAGAGTGGTTCAGTGACATTTACCGCAGTGGGTAG